The Sinomonas sp. P10A9 genome includes a window with the following:
- a CDS encoding cytochrome P450 has product MSLETQGTGCPFGFGAQAGADTGTAASATTAAGHAPSATHNATHHGFEPFQMKNPFPAYAALRAEEPVMFDERIGYYVVSRYDDIKAVFDDWETFSSENAQAPVRKRGPQATQIMNEGGFTAYSGLSARIPPEHTRIRGIVQKAFTPRRFKVLEPFIRQNVADRLDAMIARGTDAETNHGEIVKDLAYEVPTITILTLIGEDIARIDDYKRWSDSRAAMTWGDLTDEEQIPHAHNLVEYWQACLALVAKAHADGGDNLVADLVTAQKDGAEISDHEIASVCYSLLFAGHETTTTLISNALRLLAADAATWSQLVEDPKKIPGAIDEVLRYSGSIVAWRRKALKDAEIGGVKIPKGSEILLVMGSANRDESKFEDPEVFDIARPNAREHLSFGFGIHYCLGNMLAKLQAKIALEEATAKLPHLHVDDPESIEFRENLSFRVPISVPVSWEA; this is encoded by the coding sequence ATGTCACTGGAGACTCAGGGAACGGGCTGTCCGTTCGGGTTCGGCGCCCAGGCCGGCGCCGACACGGGCACCGCGGCGAGCGCCACCACCGCCGCCGGCCACGCGCCGTCGGCAACCCACAACGCCACCCACCACGGCTTCGAACCGTTCCAGATGAAGAACCCGTTCCCGGCGTACGCGGCCCTCCGCGCCGAAGAGCCGGTCATGTTCGACGAGCGGATTGGCTACTACGTCGTCAGCCGCTACGACGACATCAAGGCCGTCTTCGACGACTGGGAGACCTTCTCCTCGGAGAACGCCCAGGCCCCGGTCCGCAAGCGCGGACCGCAGGCCACCCAGATCATGAACGAGGGCGGCTTCACCGCCTACTCGGGCCTCTCCGCCCGGATCCCCCCGGAGCACACCCGCATCCGCGGCATCGTGCAGAAGGCCTTCACGCCGCGCCGGTTCAAGGTCCTCGAGCCGTTCATCCGCCAGAACGTGGCCGACCGCCTGGACGCGATGATCGCCCGCGGTACCGACGCTGAAACCAACCACGGCGAGATCGTCAAGGACCTCGCCTACGAGGTCCCGACCATCACGATCCTCACCCTCATCGGCGAGGACATCGCCAGGATCGACGACTACAAGCGCTGGTCGGACTCCCGCGCCGCGATGACCTGGGGCGACCTCACCGACGAGGAGCAGATCCCCCACGCACACAACCTCGTCGAATACTGGCAGGCCTGCCTCGCGCTCGTCGCCAAGGCCCACGCGGACGGCGGCGACAACCTCGTCGCGGATCTCGTCACCGCCCAGAAGGACGGCGCAGAGATCTCCGACCACGAGATCGCCTCCGTCTGCTACAGCCTCCTCTTCGCCGGCCACGAGACCACGACGACGCTCATCTCCAACGCGCTCCGCCTCCTCGCCGCGGACGCGGCAACCTGGAGCCAGCTCGTCGAGGACCCCAAGAAGATCCCCGGCGCGATCGACGAGGTGCTGCGCTACTCCGGCTCGATCGTCGCGTGGCGCCGCAAGGCCCTCAAGGACGCCGAGATCGGCGGGGTCAAGATCCCCAAGGGCAGCGAAATCCTGCTCGTGATGGGCTCGGCCAACCGCGACGAGTCCAAGTTCGAGGATCCCGAGGTCTTCGACATCGCCCGCCCGAACGCCCGCGAGCACCTCTCCTTCGGCTTCGGCATCCACTACTGCCTCGGCAACATGCTCGCCAAGCTCCAGGCGAAGATCGCCCTCGAGGAGGCCACGGCGAAGCTCCCGCACCTCCACGTGGACGACCCCGAGAGCATCGAATTCCGCGAGAACCTCTCCTTCCGCGTCCCCATCTCCGTTCCCGTCTCGTGGGAGGCCTGA
- a CDS encoding PEP/pyruvate-binding domain-containing protein, producing MQDTQYIQFFDGGTEPTLANLGGKGASLVTMTSAGMPVPPGFVVTTAQFDAFMHEAGITDHIHALLAGLNPDDITEVDAVSATIRADIESRPVPAEARAQTVAAFEALQSRFETPVPVAVRSSATAEDLPDASFAGQQDTYLWLEGFSAVGEHIRKCWASLYTSRAIIYRLKNNIPNEGLSMAVVVQKMVNAKASGVAMTLDPTNGDRSKITIDASYGVGEMVVSGQVTPDNIVLDKVTLTLVNEHLGDKHAELVPDLAARRLVEREVDAERRSRRCLTDAQLTAVATLAKRAEKHYKTPQDIEWALDADLPDGENLLLLQARPETVHSNKPATAPQPVVSTTTAPGQAASSGFSWNSVKLFA from the coding sequence ATGCAAGACACCCAGTACATCCAGTTCTTCGACGGCGGCACCGAGCCGACGCTCGCGAACCTCGGCGGCAAGGGCGCGTCGCTCGTCACGATGACGTCCGCGGGCATGCCCGTACCGCCCGGCTTCGTGGTCACGACCGCCCAGTTCGACGCGTTCATGCACGAGGCCGGCATCACCGACCACATCCACGCGCTCCTGGCCGGCCTCAACCCGGACGACATCACCGAGGTCGACGCCGTCTCCGCCACCATCCGCGCGGACATCGAGTCCCGCCCGGTCCCGGCAGAGGCCCGCGCCCAGACCGTCGCGGCGTTCGAGGCGCTCCAGTCCCGCTTCGAGACCCCGGTCCCGGTCGCGGTCCGCTCGAGCGCCACCGCGGAGGACCTCCCCGACGCGAGCTTCGCCGGCCAGCAGGACACCTACCTCTGGCTCGAGGGCTTCAGCGCCGTGGGCGAGCACATCCGCAAGTGCTGGGCCTCCCTCTACACGTCCCGCGCCATCATCTACCGCCTCAAGAACAACATCCCCAACGAGGGCCTCTCCATGGCCGTCGTGGTGCAGAAGATGGTCAACGCGAAGGCCTCGGGCGTCGCCATGACCCTCGACCCCACCAACGGCGACCGCTCCAAGATCACCATCGACGCCTCCTACGGCGTCGGCGAGATGGTCGTCTCGGGCCAGGTCACGCCGGACAACATCGTCCTGGACAAGGTCACGCTCACCCTCGTCAACGAGCACCTCGGCGACAAGCACGCCGAGCTCGTCCCGGACCTCGCCGCGCGCCGCCTCGTGGAACGCGAGGTCGACGCCGAGCGCCGCTCCCGCCGCTGCCTCACCGACGCGCAGCTCACCGCCGTCGCGACGCTCGCCAAGCGCGCCGAGAAGCACTACAAGACCCCGCAGGACATCGAGTGGGCCCTCGACGCGGACCTGCCCGACGGCGAGAACCTCCTCCTGCTCCAGGCCCGCCCCGAGACGGTCCACTCGAACAAGCCCGCCACAGCACCCCAACCCGTGGTGAGCACGACGACGGCCCCCGGCCAAGCGGCGTCGTCCGGCTTCAGCTGGAACTCCGTCAAGCTCTTCGCCTAA
- a CDS encoding PEP-utilizing enzyme: protein MSMKSFPKPSELPVPAGAEGWEKLYPYYLVFQDKLKEQEDAKFWFCDSQHWPTVFKPFETIGGEFAVKCLGQYNARHLMIPNANGIEFRVHLGYLYMSPIPVPEDQIAARVPLFEERVGYYFQNWPRLLEQWHTKVKGTIDEMEQITFAKPPAVVPIEDIHSGKAMDGSEVLLDNYDRLIQLAYQNWQYHFEFLNLGYIAYLDFFNFCKQVFPNIPDQSIATMVQGVDMELFRPDDELKGLAALAVELGIQSAFENADDADATLGAIRASAGGEHWMTRWEEAHEPWFNFTVGNGFYGHDKYWNEYPEIPLNYIKDYIARLDAGQEILRPVEGLIAEKERIVEEYRELLDGDNLAAFDGKRGLAAQCYPYVENHNFYIEHWTMGVFWRKVRELSRLFHAEGFWTEPDDLLYLGRNEVRDAIFDLVTWWGVGAAEPIGPSYWPEEIERRRAIVDALKTARPAPALNTPPASITEPFTRMLWGITTEQVQQWLGEGEAVEGGGLRGMAASPGVVEGPARVVTDADQLSEVQQGEILVATVTAPSWGPIFGKIAATVTDIGGMMSHAAIVCREYGLPAVTGTGSASTTIRTGQMLRVDGTKGIVQILDAPTVEGPGAHSHSHDHDEPAHV from the coding sequence ATGTCGATGAAGTCCTTCCCGAAGCCCTCCGAGCTCCCGGTCCCCGCCGGCGCCGAGGGCTGGGAGAAGCTGTACCCCTACTACCTCGTGTTCCAGGACAAGCTCAAGGAGCAGGAGGACGCCAAGTTCTGGTTCTGCGACAGCCAGCACTGGCCCACCGTCTTCAAGCCGTTCGAGACGATCGGCGGCGAGTTCGCGGTCAAGTGTCTTGGCCAGTACAACGCCCGCCACCTCATGATCCCCAACGCGAACGGGATCGAGTTCCGCGTCCACCTCGGATACCTCTACATGAGCCCGATCCCGGTCCCCGAGGACCAGATCGCCGCGCGCGTGCCGCTCTTCGAGGAGCGCGTGGGCTACTACTTCCAGAACTGGCCGCGCCTGCTCGAGCAGTGGCACACCAAGGTCAAGGGCACCATCGACGAGATGGAGCAGATCACCTTCGCCAAGCCCCCGGCCGTGGTGCCGATCGAGGACATCCACTCCGGCAAGGCCATGGACGGCTCCGAGGTGCTCCTCGACAACTACGACCGCCTCATCCAGCTCGCCTACCAGAACTGGCAGTACCACTTCGAGTTCCTCAACCTCGGCTACATCGCCTATCTGGACTTCTTCAACTTCTGCAAGCAGGTCTTCCCGAACATCCCGGACCAGTCGATCGCCACGATGGTCCAGGGCGTGGACATGGAACTGTTCCGCCCCGACGACGAGCTCAAGGGCCTCGCCGCACTCGCCGTCGAGCTCGGGATCCAGTCCGCCTTCGAGAACGCGGACGACGCCGACGCCACCTTGGGCGCGATCCGCGCCTCCGCCGGTGGCGAGCACTGGATGACCCGGTGGGAGGAAGCCCACGAGCCGTGGTTCAACTTCACCGTAGGCAACGGCTTCTACGGGCATGACAAGTACTGGAACGAGTACCCCGAGATCCCGCTGAACTACATCAAGGACTACATCGCGCGCCTGGACGCCGGGCAGGAGATCCTGCGCCCGGTCGAGGGCCTCATCGCCGAGAAGGAGCGGATCGTCGAGGAATACCGCGAGCTGCTCGACGGCGACAACCTCGCCGCCTTCGACGGCAAGCGCGGCCTGGCCGCCCAGTGCTACCCGTACGTGGAGAACCACAACTTCTACATCGAGCACTGGACCATGGGCGTGTTCTGGCGCAAGGTCCGCGAGCTCTCCCGCCTGTTCCACGCCGAGGGCTTCTGGACCGAGCCCGACGACCTGCTCTACCTGGGCCGCAACGAGGTCCGCGACGCGATCTTCGACCTCGTGACCTGGTGGGGCGTGGGCGCGGCCGAGCCGATCGGCCCGAGCTACTGGCCCGAGGAGATCGAGCGCCGCCGGGCCATCGTGGACGCGCTCAAGACCGCCCGCCCGGCCCCGGCGCTCAACACCCCGCCGGCGTCCATCACTGAGCCGTTCACCCGCATGCTCTGGGGCATCACCACCGAGCAGGTGCAGCAGTGGCTCGGCGAGGGCGAAGCGGTCGAGGGCGGCGGCCTGCGCGGCATGGCCGCCTCCCCCGGCGTGGTCGAAGGCCCGGCCCGCGTGGTCACCGACGCGGACCAGCTCTCCGAGGTGCAGCAGGGCGAGATCCTCGTCGCCACCGTCACCGCGCCGTCCTGGGGCCCGATCTTCGGCAAGATCGCCGCGACCGTCACGGACATCGGCGGCATGATGAGCCACGCCGCGATCGTGTGCCGCGAGTACGGCCTCCCCGCCGTGACCGGCACGGGCTCCGCGTCCACCACAATCCGCACGGGCCAGATGCTCCGTGTCGACGGGACCAAGGGCATCGTCCAGATCCTCGACGCTCCCACCGTTGAGGGCCCCGGCGCCCACAGCCACTCGCACGATCACGACGAGCCGGCGCATGTCTGA
- a CDS encoding SDR family NAD(P)-dependent oxidoreductase, with product MSEQNSPQPTASRLALITGAAGGLGRAFALGFASRGYRVAVADVNAAGAEETAQILRSQGTEAIGLKVDVTDVASTEAMAAEAAEFGGGRIDVVVNNAAIYATVTRSPFEEIDPAEWDLVMGVNLKGPWLVTRAASPFLGEGGRVINLSSATIYSGSEQWAHYVASKGGVVALTRVLAKELGRRGVTVNAIAPGFTLTEASYGLMENAATYGVDRGSIKRASQPEDIVGAALFLASPDSSYMTGQTLVVDGGRQFI from the coding sequence ATGTCTGAGCAGAACAGCCCTCAGCCCACGGCCTCCCGGCTCGCCCTCATCACGGGGGCGGCCGGGGGCCTGGGCCGGGCCTTCGCGCTCGGCTTCGCCTCACGCGGCTACCGGGTTGCGGTCGCTGACGTGAACGCCGCCGGGGCAGAGGAGACCGCCCAGATCCTGCGGAGCCAGGGCACGGAAGCGATCGGGCTCAAGGTCGACGTCACGGATGTCGCGTCCACCGAGGCGATGGCCGCGGAAGCCGCCGAGTTCGGCGGGGGCCGCATCGACGTCGTCGTCAATAACGCCGCGATCTACGCGACGGTGACCCGCAGCCCGTTCGAGGAGATCGACCCGGCCGAGTGGGACCTCGTGATGGGCGTGAACCTCAAGGGCCCGTGGCTCGTGACCCGCGCGGCGAGCCCATTCCTGGGCGAGGGCGGGCGTGTCATCAACCTGTCGAGCGCCACGATCTACTCCGGCTCCGAGCAGTGGGCGCACTACGTGGCGAGCAAGGGCGGCGTCGTCGCCCTGACCCGGGTGCTCGCGAAGGAGCTCGGGCGCCGCGGGGTCACGGTCAACGCGATCGCCCCCGGCTTCACGCTCACCGAGGCCAGCTACGGGCTCATGGAGAACGCCGCCACCTACGGCGTGGACCGCGGCTCGATCAAGCGGGCCAGCCAGCCCGAGGACATCGTGGGCGCCGCCCTCTTCCTCGCCAGCCCGGACTCCTCGTACATGACCGGCCAGACCCTCGTGGTCGACGGCGGTCGGCAATTTATCTGA
- a CDS encoding 2Fe-2S iron-sulfur cluster-binding protein, with protein sequence MTTTVHYTDAEGTVRDIEGRPGDSVMETAVRNGVPGIVAECGGSLSCATCHVFVRDDCLSELPPIEPMEDEMLYGTAVDREENSRLSCQLKLTEGMDLYVTTPETQV encoded by the coding sequence ATGACCACCACCGTCCACTACACCGACGCGGAGGGCACCGTCCGGGACATCGAGGGACGCCCCGGCGACTCCGTCATGGAGACCGCCGTGCGCAACGGCGTGCCGGGGATCGTCGCCGAGTGCGGCGGCTCGCTCTCCTGCGCCACGTGCCACGTGTTCGTCCGCGACGACTGCCTCTCCGAGCTCCCGCCCATCGAGCCCATGGAGGACGAGATGCTCTACGGCACCGCCGTGGACCGCGAGGAGAACTCGCGCCTGTCCTGCCAGCTCAAGCTCACCGAGGGGATGGACCTGTACGTGACCACCCCGGAAACCCAGGTGTGA
- a CDS encoding NAD(P)/FAD-dependent oxidoreductase, protein MASDNAAPTGLLIIGASQSGVQLAISLRALGFEEHITLLGEENHRPYQRPALSKEWLQGEVGNESLIFRSAEYWDEHNVTLVKDQRITEIRKNPDGSGVAVAESGAEFPFKRLALTVGARARKLAVDGADLAGVVYLRNADDALALKAMVGDATDIVVIGGGFIGLEAASSLKKMGKNVVLLEHGPRLVGRAVGEATAEYFLDAHRSRGLDIRLGARISRFVPAATHDGGKAVSGVEVTVGGGTAAGGAAGEGTGAEGTAAEVIPAQIVLVGIGVIPNTELAEQMGLAVDNGIVVDSHALASDGTTVAVGDCANMPNPVPGSPAGERIRLESVNNAIEHAKVAAYSLMGRREDYAGIPWFWSNQADLKLQIAGLSMGFDQTVVRRDDERGKFSVLYYRKGRIIAADCVNAPLDFMAVKNALAKRQNIPADTAEAAAAVADPAVQLKTLAV, encoded by the coding sequence ATGGCCTCGGACAACGCAGCGCCCACCGGCCTGCTGATCATCGGCGCGAGCCAGTCCGGCGTCCAGCTGGCCATCTCGCTCCGCGCGCTCGGCTTCGAGGAGCACATCACGCTTCTCGGCGAGGAGAACCACCGCCCCTACCAGCGCCCGGCCCTCTCCAAGGAGTGGCTCCAGGGCGAGGTGGGCAACGAGTCGCTCATCTTCCGCTCGGCCGAGTACTGGGACGAGCACAACGTCACGCTCGTGAAGGACCAGCGGATCACCGAGATCCGAAAGAACCCCGATGGCTCGGGCGTCGCCGTTGCCGAGTCCGGCGCGGAGTTCCCGTTCAAGCGGCTCGCCCTGACGGTGGGCGCCCGGGCGCGAAAGCTCGCGGTCGACGGCGCGGACCTCGCCGGCGTCGTCTACCTCCGCAACGCGGACGACGCCCTGGCCCTCAAGGCCATGGTCGGGGACGCCACGGACATCGTGGTGATCGGCGGCGGGTTCATCGGCCTCGAGGCGGCGTCGAGCCTGAAGAAGATGGGCAAGAACGTGGTGCTCCTCGAGCACGGCCCCCGACTCGTGGGCCGGGCCGTGGGCGAGGCGACCGCGGAGTACTTCCTCGACGCGCACCGTTCGCGCGGCCTCGACATCCGCCTCGGCGCGCGCATCTCCCGATTCGTGCCGGCGGCGACGCACGACGGCGGGAAGGCCGTCTCGGGCGTCGAAGTCACCGTAGGTGGAGGTACAGCTGCTGGAGGTGCTGCAGGTGAAGGGACCGGAGCTGAGGGGACCGCCGCCGAGGTGATTCCCGCACAGATCGTGCTCGTGGGCATCGGGGTCATCCCGAACACCGAGCTGGCCGAGCAGATGGGCCTCGCCGTGGACAACGGGATCGTCGTGGACAGCCACGCGCTGGCCTCGGATGGGACCACGGTGGCCGTCGGCGACTGCGCGAACATGCCCAACCCCGTGCCCGGCTCCCCCGCCGGCGAGCGCATCCGCCTCGAGAGCGTCAACAACGCGATCGAACATGCGAAGGTCGCAGCATACTCGCTCATGGGACGGCGCGAGGACTACGCGGGCATCCCGTGGTTCTGGTCGAACCAGGCCGACCTCAAGCTCCAGATCGCGGGCCTGTCGATGGGCTTCGACCAGACCGTGGTCCGGCGCGACGACGAGCGCGGCAAGTTCTCCGTCCTGTACTACCGCAAGGGCCGGATCATCGCCGCCGACTGCGTCAACGCGCCCCTCGACTTCATGGCCGTCAAGAACGCCCTCGCCAAGCGGCAGAACATCCCGGCCGACACGGCCGAGGCCGCTGCCGCGGTCGCCGACCCGGCCGTCCAGCTCAAGACCCTGGCCGTCTGA
- a CDS encoding HD domain-containing protein has product MTDHRTLASHEASATTGAEPPPSPADDQAAADQTAADETTIDQARADAFAAEYPLRPIPAAGPVDTRSICETPSAAEFLDPLWKAVVAETRTRGNDIHLPISVAYAERLCAAYPGADRELVLVATLLHDTGWAHVDESRILSEGFTGDWRKAAIRYEHEHQGCLVARRVLPGLGYSEEFIGRVTEIIDGHDTRHVAYSLEDALMRDADRSWRFDRAGIALASSWFTMDPATYADRLATEIVPELITDAAVQMATADLARSNALLKTGVLR; this is encoded by the coding sequence ATGACAGACCACCGCACCCTCGCCTCACACGAGGCGAGCGCGACCACGGGCGCCGAGCCGCCGCCGTCGCCCGCCGACGACCAAGCCGCTGCTGATCAGACCGCCGCTGACGAGACCACCATCGACCAGGCCCGCGCCGACGCCTTCGCCGCCGAATATCCCCTCCGGCCCATCCCGGCAGCCGGGCCCGTGGACACGCGGTCCATCTGCGAGACGCCGAGCGCCGCCGAGTTCCTTGACCCCTTGTGGAAGGCCGTCGTCGCGGAGACGCGGACGCGTGGCAACGACATCCATCTGCCCATCTCAGTCGCGTACGCCGAACGGCTGTGCGCCGCCTACCCGGGGGCGGACCGCGAGCTCGTGCTCGTCGCGACGCTCCTGCACGATACGGGCTGGGCCCACGTGGACGAGTCCCGGATCCTCTCCGAGGGCTTCACCGGGGACTGGCGCAAGGCCGCCATCCGGTACGAGCACGAGCACCAGGGCTGCCTCGTGGCCCGCCGGGTGCTGCCGGGGCTCGGGTACTCGGAGGAGTTCATCGGGCGCGTCACCGAGATCATCGACGGGCACGATACGCGGCACGTCGCGTACTCCCTCGAGGACGCCCTCATGCGGGACGCCGACCGGTCCTGGCGGTTCGACCGCGCAGGGATCGCGCTCGCGTCGTCGTGGTTCACCATGGATCCGGCCACGTACGCGGACCGGCTCGCCACCGAGATCGTGCCCGAGCTCATCACCGACGCCGCTGTGCAGATGGCCACGGCGGACCTCGCGCGCTCCAACGCGCTGCTCAAGACGGGAGTGCTGCGATGA
- a CDS encoding aldehyde dehydrogenase family protein, translating into MTAASTNPAGPTMADAVPTTPAPAGRPAGAATQPVPNARERRAALSLPYTRVDTMFIDGAYVPAHGEGRNPVTDPATGEVWGEVPDGSAEDVDDAVAAARRAFDDGPWPRLSPSERAAHLVRIADEIEARAETLALTNTRENGSPITETRGAAANAAGIFRYFASLADYLEREDVRPFPFAAGQESVVRRDPVGVCALIAPWNFPINLVVIKLAPALLAGCTVVIKPASPTPLSIRFIVDAIAAAGVPAGVVNLVTGSGRMGDVLVKHPDVDKVAFTGSTPVGRKIAAACGELLRPVTLELGGKSSAIVLPDADLDAMSKVLIRSSMRNTGQTCYISTRIIAPASRYEEVVQMASSVIAAAPQGDPLDPSTVFGPSATRSQFETVMGYVESGLAEGARATTGGRAASLGGGAAGGGLEGGFFVEPTVFADVTPSMAVAREEIFGPVLTILKYDDAGPGGGVDEAVALANNTEFGLGGLVFSADPDAALAIADRVDTGSIGINFFASNHSAPFGGRHDSGLGTEYGIEGLGAYLTYKSIHRKVR; encoded by the coding sequence ATGACCGCCGCCTCGACCAACCCTGCCGGCCCGACCATGGCCGACGCCGTGCCCACCACCCCCGCACCTGCGGGGCGCCCCGCAGGTGCGGCCACGCAACCGGTGCCGAACGCCCGCGAGCGCCGCGCCGCGCTCAGCCTCCCGTATACCCGCGTGGACACCATGTTCATCGACGGTGCGTACGTCCCCGCGCACGGCGAGGGCCGCAACCCCGTGACCGACCCCGCGACGGGCGAGGTCTGGGGCGAGGTCCCGGACGGGTCGGCCGAGGACGTCGACGACGCGGTGGCCGCCGCCCGCCGCGCGTTCGACGACGGGCCCTGGCCCCGCCTCTCGCCGTCGGAGCGCGCGGCGCACCTCGTGCGGATCGCCGACGAGATCGAGGCCCGCGCGGAGACGCTCGCGCTGACGAACACGCGCGAGAACGGCTCGCCCATCACCGAGACCCGCGGGGCTGCGGCCAACGCTGCCGGAATCTTCCGGTACTTCGCGTCGCTCGCCGACTACCTCGAGCGCGAGGACGTGCGCCCGTTCCCGTTCGCGGCCGGCCAGGAGTCCGTGGTGCGGCGCGATCCGGTGGGGGTGTGCGCGCTCATCGCGCCATGGAACTTCCCGATCAACCTCGTGGTCATCAAGCTCGCGCCCGCACTCCTCGCGGGGTGCACCGTGGTGATCAAGCCGGCCTCGCCGACGCCGCTGTCGATCCGGTTCATCGTCGACGCGATCGCGGCGGCGGGGGTGCCGGCCGGCGTCGTGAACCTCGTGACAGGGTCCGGGCGCATGGGCGACGTGCTCGTCAAGCACCCGGATGTGGACAAGGTCGCGTTCACGGGCTCGACGCCCGTGGGCCGCAAGATTGCCGCAGCGTGCGGCGAGCTTCTCCGGCCCGTGACGCTCGAGCTCGGCGGGAAGTCCAGCGCGATCGTGCTGCCGGATGCGGACCTCGACGCGATGTCCAAGGTGCTGATCCGCTCCTCGATGCGCAACACGGGCCAGACCTGCTACATCTCCACGCGCATCATCGCGCCGGCTTCGCGGTACGAGGAGGTCGTCCAGATGGCCTCGTCCGTGATCGCAGCGGCGCCACAGGGCGATCCGCTCGATCCCTCGACCGTGTTCGGCCCTTCGGCGACCCGGTCCCAGTTCGAGACGGTCATGGGCTACGTCGAGTCCGGGCTCGCCGAGGGCGCGCGGGCGACGACGGGCGGCCGGGCAGCGAGCCTCGGCGGCGGCGCGGCGGGCGGCGGGCTCGAGGGCGGCTTCTTCGTGGAGCCGACGGTGTTCGCGGACGTCACCCCGTCCATGGCTGTGGCCCGGGAGGAGATCTTCGGCCCGGTCCTGACGATCCTGAAGTACGACGACGCCGGGCCGGGCGGCGGTGTCGACGAGGCCGTGGCGCTGGCAAACAACACGGAGTTCGGCCTGGGAGGGCTTGTGTTCTCCGCCGATCCGGACGCGGCTCTGGCCATCGCGGACCGCGTGGACACGGGGTCGATCGGAATCAACTTCTTCGCCTCGAACCACTCGGCGCCGTTCGGAGGACGGCACGATTCGGGGCTCGGGACGGAATACGGGATCGAGGGCCTCGGCGCGTACCTGACGTACAAGTCGATCCACCGGAAGGTGCGGTAG
- a CDS encoding LacI family DNA-binding transcriptional regulator yields the protein MGEEAQGLTAPPRRPTINDVAARSGVAASTVSRAFSRPDRVKSTTRERIAVAAEQLGYVPSDHPTERVPARQGSVAVLVPDITNPFFFDFIRSTQHQLRTAGYTQMLVDTQEDVDLEAGYLEEFRTSAVGFILAATRLKDEQLTAAAARTPLVVLNRETPGVPSVVIGTAEAAQQALEHLYSLGHRDIAYIAGPPTSWSDGRRWAALEQMADQLGATVRRLGPYHPSQRSGAAAADTLLNSGASACIAFNDVLAIGILVRLHERGVDVPGEISVVGCDDVFGSDFCNPPLTTLASPIEQAGRVATDLLISRMRPDLAQGRSQVVLPAHLKTRSSTGPLARRG from the coding sequence ATGGGCGAGGAAGCACAAGGACTGACGGCGCCTCCACGGCGGCCGACCATCAACGACGTCGCCGCGCGAAGCGGAGTTGCCGCCTCCACGGTCTCCCGCGCCTTCTCCCGTCCTGACCGGGTCAAGAGCACCACGCGGGAGCGCATAGCCGTTGCCGCAGAGCAACTCGGCTACGTGCCCTCAGACCACCCGACGGAGAGGGTCCCCGCCCGGCAGGGCTCGGTGGCCGTGCTCGTGCCCGACATCACCAACCCGTTCTTCTTCGACTTCATCCGCAGCACCCAGCACCAGCTCAGGACTGCGGGCTACACCCAGATGCTGGTCGACACGCAGGAGGACGTCGACCTCGAGGCCGGCTACCTCGAGGAGTTCCGGACTTCGGCCGTGGGGTTCATCCTCGCCGCCACTCGCCTTAAGGACGAGCAGCTGACAGCGGCCGCTGCGCGCACCCCGCTCGTCGTCTTAAACCGGGAGACCCCCGGCGTCCCTTCCGTCGTCATCGGGACGGCCGAGGCAGCGCAGCAGGCCCTCGAGCACCTCTATTCCCTCGGCCACCGGGACATCGCCTACATCGCGGGACCGCCCACTTCGTGGTCCGACGGGCGCCGGTGGGCGGCGCTCGAGCAGATGGCGGACCAACTGGGCGCAACCGTCCGGCGGCTCGGACCCTACCATCCGAGCCAACGCTCGGGCGCCGCGGCCGCCGACACGCTGCTGAACAGCGGGGCCTCCGCATGCATCGCGTTCAACGACGTCCTGGCGATTGGCATCCTCGTCCGGCTCCACGAGCGAGGAGTCGATGTGCCCGGCGAGATCAGCGTCGTGGGCTGCGACGACGTCTTCGGGTCCGATTTCTGCAACCCACCGCTTACGACGCTCGCGTCCCCCATCGAGCAGGCCGGCCGGGTGGCGACCGACCTGCTCATCAGCAGGATGAGGCCGGACCTCGCACAGGGGCGCAGCCAAGTGGTGCTCCCAGCACACCTGAAGACGCGCTCCTCCACTGGCCCTCTCGCGCGGCGCGGCTGA